The genomic region ACACTAAACTACGGATTACGTTTTCAAAATTTATGTGGATAAAGATTAGGTTCATCTTATAAGTTTGTCCTTCCGAAATACACTAAAACTGAAAATTCTTACCTAAATCAACGAACAGAACTTCATTTCTATCTCGGTCACGGACCAGGAGCTCCTCAAGGCGCGACTTCGCAATCCCGAAATACACCAGATTCCTCTTCTGTGCAAATTCTGATGGCGCGACATCTACGTTTCGTGAATGTGCATCATTTTCTGACATCGCATCATCTGATTTCCCAGATTTATTTCTACTCGATCTCCGCAGTTTCTTTCTGCTTGGTTCGTCTTCCGTTGCAACCTCCTCTTTTGGCCGAAGGACATCCATGAGTTGGGAACAAACATGGTTGACAAAGTTTCCTGAAATTTCAAGACAGTAAATTTACATCCATAGGAAtatcaaatacagtggaacctcccttagtggacatcattctattcaggacaacctctctattagagacaatagttttggtcccaaattggttgtttccattcaatttgacctctcttgtcCAGAAACCTCtctacttgtcagtcccgagggtgaccTTCACCTTACTTAATAACTTTTCCATTTGACGCGGTCAGAGATTGGCACCAGGTTAACGCCTCACTCATACGACAAGGCAATAGTAGTGTGGTGACTTGCCCGAGGTCACAAACGATGCAATCTATACCTACCTGCATGAATGTTGTCCTTGAATGCTGCTCCCTTGATCAGGTAGATGAGATGACGACTAAATTTGCTCGGATTGTGTGACTGTAAGTCGACCACTTGTCGCTGATTAGTAGTTATGTTGTAGTGTTTCTCCAAGTGGTAGTCTATCAGCTGCAATTGGAAGAAAGAGAAATTAGTCACAGCAAAAATTATTCGATTTTTTGGTAGAAAAAAGTTCCAGGCACTTTTCCTCAGCTCATTGACATCCCTGGCATGACAACAACTGCAATGTTGCTCACCTCGATAAATGTATGAACCATCTTATCTCCGCACGACTTCGGGTTATAGGCGGTCAGGAACTCGAGATCGAAGTACAACTTGCAGACAGCACCCTCTGGTATCACTTCGTAGTGGTGGCAAGCTTTTTGTTTCATCATCTGACGGTAGAAGTGCCAGAAATGTGGGTAGCTGCAGACCATGTACATCCTCTTGCCGGAGTTCTCTCCTTGGAAGGAAGAGCTCTCGTAGGCGAACACGTGTAAGTCCTAAAAAGAAGGAGGGAGAACATAGTTATTAGAATAAACAAGAATAGTATAGGATGAACTGGGCTTTCTtacttttttgaaaatgtaGAAGTCTCTTCAACAATGAGTGGAAGAACTAAATCTCTTCTAAGTGTCTCTCCTGTCCTTGCTAGATATTACTCTTGTTTTTGACATACTGACAAACTGCAAGTTTAACCGTTTAACTAGCAGATGAGAGATTCTTTTGTCGGAGGTCGCATCAAATTCTGAAATAGTCACAGGTAGCTACGATTCAAATTGCTCCTTTGGGCGGTGTTTTAACCCTTAGTACCTCCGATTTGCTCCTTGCATATTCGAAGGCATCTTGCTGGCGAAAAAATGTCTTCCGATAGATACAAGGATCGTCGATTCTGAAAAATAATACAATATTCTTAATTTAAATTGGGTTTTGACATTACAAGGAAATAGTGTAACTCAGTTGCAACAAGGTTGTGACGTCAAAAGTGACATCTTGTTAGAAATAGAATGCCTGAGCCCATTGCTTCAGCAAAGGTTGGACCAAAACACATGAAAACTAAAAGCAGCCTCCCCAATCCTATTTTTAACTACTAAAACAAAGAAGTGATGTTGAAAATCTATAAGCGCAGCAAGCAATGATGATCGACTCTACTCACTTTGGTCTGTACTCCTTTGGGGAAGGATGTGCCTTGTAGTGCGCTTCACGATTCGCGATGTTCTTTAGACGATCATGCCATTGTCTTTCTCTGAAAAGGCAGCAGAGTTCACTGAAAAGGGGGACTTTGTGAATGAAGGCATTGCACAATCGATTGTCATTACCGGTAGTCATTTTAGTGCCATTAATTACGAATTTAgcactttttttgaaaatttcaattttggtCATTGATTTTCAGCATTTTACCGTTTATCATCAGTCTTTTTTCCGTTCCCATAGAATGCTGCCTTTGAGAAAGACATTTCCTATCATTAAATGGGACTTAAATCAGAACAATGTGAAGGGTTTGATCAAAATAAGCAGACGATTgaaatttgtcaatttcatttctcCCTCAATTTTGGTGGCCTTCAActtgatgaccttgaccttcttctCAAGAATCCGCCAAAATACcttttttatacaaaatatatACTTCAGATTTCAGCtaaaaaataatatttcaagTAAGTTTTTTACTTTTGTTGAGAACTTTGCAAAAAGTTAATTAAAACATTTATTGACCAATCATTGCTGTCTATTTTCGGATATCCGTGCTACTCGAGGTGAATCCCGTCCTCTTCCGGCAAGACACGCGAGTCCTCAAAAAAGTTGCCAACTCCTGTAAATAAAACCCTGTTATTCCACCTTATT from Lineus longissimus chromosome 19, tnLinLong1.2, whole genome shotgun sequence harbors:
- the LOC135503006 gene encoding DNA-directed primase/polymerase protein-like, giving the protein MSFSKAAFYGNGKKTDDKRERQWHDRLKNIANREAHYKAHPSPKEYRPKIDDPCIYRKTFFRQQDAFEYARSKSEDLHVFAYESSSFQGENSGKRMYMVCSYPHFWHFYRQMMKQKACHHYEVIPEGAVCKLYFDLEFLTAYNPKSCGDKMVHTFIELIDYHLEKHYNITTNQRQVVDLQSHNPSKFSRHLIYLIKGAAFKDNIHAGNFVNHVCSQLMDVLRPKEEVATEDEPSRKKLRRSSRNKSGKSDDAMSENDAHSRNVDVAPSEFAQKRNLVYFGIAKSRLEELLVRDRDRNEVLFVDLGVYTKNRNFRLFKSSKLGKGYPMEYRQTNYYTVSTPIGRGPVEQIYLDSMVTNVKFCPYLRLLTWEENVRIPLARRNSNPSCSKNEPKAAPLEGYSSSPFPEIDEFIASILNIGGIQGSIRRWSYFTQGELLVYEIAKYRWCENIRRHHKSNNIMFLVDVKNGVYYQKCHDPECKRINFKSDEYPLPRELLPSYYINDSTDFEDDFLEEVSDKDLLTAASGAELSVAGNSRKCCVYNQVKAVKSDSCLPQSENTTSAGGVEAVEMAEDEDGELLEVLDQVEHASPK